The DNA segment TGCAGAAAATGAGAACGCTAAAACAAGGGCCGAAACGGCCATAGCAAACTTATTCATCTCGATTATCCTTTGGTTATTAAATTAAACTGAAGATCCAAATATGGATCTACGCGACTCGTCCACCACGATAAAGGGCGGCGAAGGTCTTTGAAAATTCGTTTATCCCTGTGTACGCGCTATCTGATCACTCGTCTAGAATGTAATTGCCTGGATCGACTGGGACGTCGTTGACGCGCACTTCATAGTGCAAATGCGGCCCTGTTGAACGACCGGTCGAACCAACGGCCGCAATAATATCTCGGCGTTTAACTTTTTGTCCGAGCTCGACGTAAACCTGCGACGTATGACCAAATCGAGTAACAACACCATAGCCATGATCAATGGAAACGAGCTTGCCATAGCCTGGATCGTATCCTGCGAAACTCACAATTCCGTCAGCAGGCGCATAGATCGGTGAACCCGGCGAAGCCGCGACATCAAGACCATTGTGCATGACTGGCTTAGAAGTGAATGGCGAAATTCGGTAACCAAACTTTGAAGTAAACCAACCGCGAACTGGCTTAATACTAGGCGTAGCCGCCAAAAGATTTTGGCGCTCAGAAAGAGACTCCCAAAGCTCAAGTACGCCTTGTTCACGAATTCCAACATCTTGAACTGCCGTATCGATACGAATCGCCAAGGACGCGTAGTCACGAGCTTGTTCTGCCGCAATTTCCCCAGACGACTCGTCGGGAGACGGAGCCTTATAAAATACAGCATCCTGTTCGGCTAGGCCCATTCCGTTGGTTGGAAGAATTCCGCCCAAGGCCGATGCTGGCGACCGACCGACCGCCGAAGTCTCGGCACCACCAATTGGTTGTCCGGGGCGCGGCATTGGCCCCAATGCCAGCTTTAACGACCGATCCTCGGTCTCTATATTCGTAATCAACTTCAGTTTTGTAACAAAGGCGCGAACACGTTCGAGATTGCCTTCAAGCGCGTTCAGCTTTCCTTCGACAACTTGAAACTGCTCACGAAGCAGCGAGTTTTCAGCGCGAAGTCGGCGATTCTCAACCGACGCTCCGAGTAGACTGAGATAGTCGACGACGGCTGCAGCCCCAATGACCGAAAGTACAAGCACGAAGCTTAAAACGGCCTTCAGCCAGCCATCCGACAAGGTCATGGTCGCAGTACGGCCTTTGCGATTTGAAACCATCAAAAATGTAACGGTCTTCCGCGCAGCAGGATCTGCGACTGCGCCGCC comes from the Deltaproteobacteria bacterium genome and includes:
- a CDS encoding M23 family metallopeptidase, whose amino-acid sequence is MVSNRKGRTATMTLSDGWLKAVLSFVLVLSVIGAAAVVDYLSLLGASVENRRLRAENSLLREQFQVVEGKLNALEGNLERVRAFVTKLKLITNIETEDRSLKLALGPMPRPGQPIGGAETSAVGRSPASALGGILPTNGMGLAEQDAVFYKAPSPDESSGEIAAEQARDYASLAIRIDTAVQDVGIREQGVLELWESLSERQNLLAATPSIKPVRGWFTSKFGYRISPFTSKPVMHNGLDVAASPGSPIYAPADGIVSFAGYDPGYGKLVSIDHGYGVVTRFGHTSQVYVELGQKVKRRDIIAAVGSTGRSTGPHLHYEVRVNDVPVDPGNYILDE